One segment of Streptomyces sp. TG1A-8 DNA contains the following:
- a CDS encoding MFS transporter, which translates to MTTSVPASRIPEAVHRRRWAILGVLMLSLLIVVLDNSILNVAIKTIATPAPTGLGATQSQIEWAINSYTLVFAGLLFTAGLVGDRLGRKKVLLGGLVVFGIGSALAAESGSPGQLITYRAVMALGAAFVMPATLAVLMNVFEREEQPKAIGIWAGGVGLAIAIGPITGGALLDHFWWGSVFLVNVPIVIVALALMLWLVPDSRDPHPGRLDPIGVVLSVVGLVLLVYGIIKGGELADFTDVKVLVPVVAGLAVLVAFVAFEARTDHPSLDVTYFRNKAFSAAMSAIALVFFALMGVTFFGVFYTQSVRGYSPLESGVLMLPLAAAQMIFAPRARLVVQRFGNKATTTTGLVLIAAMLAAFATFEADTPIWLLEVVFFLMGTGMAHIMTPTSVVIMQALPREKAGSASALSNTFRQVGGALGIAVLGSVLATAYRNGIEGKLGPVPPALRDTAGESIEATLGIAGKLGPQGRALIGPANDAFLHAMHVTALCGTGVALIGAVVVALFLPGRPPAGPRDERRTELVTTAD; encoded by the coding sequence ATGACTACGTCCGTCCCCGCCTCCCGGATACCGGAGGCCGTCCACCGGCGACGCTGGGCGATCCTCGGCGTGCTGATGCTGAGCCTGCTGATCGTCGTCCTGGACAACTCGATCCTGAACGTCGCCATCAAGACCATCGCCACCCCGGCGCCCACCGGCCTCGGTGCCACGCAGAGCCAGATCGAGTGGGCGATCAACTCCTACACCCTCGTCTTCGCCGGCCTGCTGTTCACCGCCGGCCTGGTCGGCGACCGCCTCGGCCGCAAGAAGGTGCTGCTCGGCGGCCTCGTCGTGTTCGGCATCGGCTCGGCCCTGGCCGCCGAGTCCGGCTCCCCGGGGCAGCTGATCACCTACCGCGCCGTGATGGCCCTCGGCGCCGCCTTCGTGATGCCCGCCACCCTCGCCGTGCTGATGAACGTCTTCGAGCGCGAGGAACAGCCCAAGGCCATCGGCATCTGGGCCGGCGGCGTCGGCCTCGCCATCGCCATCGGTCCGATCACCGGCGGCGCGCTCCTCGACCACTTCTGGTGGGGCTCCGTCTTCCTCGTCAACGTGCCCATCGTGATCGTCGCCCTGGCCCTGATGCTCTGGCTGGTGCCCGACTCGCGCGACCCGCACCCCGGCCGCCTCGACCCCATCGGCGTGGTCCTGTCCGTCGTCGGCCTGGTCCTGCTCGTCTACGGCATCATCAAGGGCGGTGAGCTGGCCGACTTCACCGACGTCAAGGTGCTGGTGCCCGTCGTCGCCGGACTGGCCGTCCTGGTCGCCTTCGTCGCCTTCGAGGCGCGCACCGACCACCCGTCCCTGGACGTCACCTACTTCAGGAACAAGGCCTTCTCGGCCGCCATGAGCGCCATCGCGCTGGTCTTCTTCGCGCTGATGGGCGTCACGTTCTTCGGTGTCTTCTACACCCAGAGCGTGCGCGGCTACTCGCCGCTGGAGTCCGGCGTGCTGATGCTGCCGCTGGCCGCCGCCCAGATGATCTTCGCCCCGCGGGCCCGGCTGGTGGTCCAGCGGTTCGGCAACAAGGCCACGACCACCACGGGCCTGGTGCTGATCGCGGCGATGCTGGCCGCCTTCGCCACCTTCGAGGCCGACACGCCGATCTGGTTGCTGGAGGTCGTCTTCTTCCTCATGGGCACCGGCATGGCGCACATCATGACGCCGACCTCCGTCGTCATCATGCAGGCCCTGCCGCGCGAGAAGGCCGGCTCCGCCTCCGCGCTCAGCAACACCTTCCGCCAGGTCGGCGGCGCCCTCGGCATCGCCGTCCTCGGCTCGGTGCTCGCGACGGCCTACCGCAACGGCATCGAGGGCAAGCTCGGCCCGGTGCCGCCGGCCCTGCGCGACACGGCCGGCGAGTCCATCGAGGCCACCCTCGGCATCGCCGGGAAGCTCGGCCCGCAGGGCAGGGCCCTGATCGGCCCGGCCAACGACGCCTTCCTGCACGCCATGCACGTCACCGCCCTGTGCGGTACGGGCGTCGCGCTCATCGGCGCCGTGGTGGTGGCCCTGTTCCTGCCGGGCAGGCCGCCGGCCGGCCCGCGGGACGAACGGAGGACGGAACTGGT